The following are encoded together in the Humulus lupulus chromosome 5, drHumLupu1.1, whole genome shotgun sequence genome:
- the LOC133780560 gene encoding metalloendoproteinase 4-MMP-like, which translates to MFLIFMSHSLYIIVFLSLPITFPTCLPARVMPEHTTIEKRLSTLDHSAQNSNAKWEIIGNYRVRFLNANIGSHVIGLSELKNYLHRFGYLRREENVTFNEEFDDEFESAIVQFQSNHGLSVTGKLDLDTISQIEEPRCGVADAISSSGSRRSFTLHGTKRYEYFLGKPRWTRRMPMTLTYAFSPDYMIRYLSFSDIRAVFKRAFSRWSSVIPVCFSETEDYVYADIKIGFYSGDHGDSEPFDGVLGVLAHSFSPESGKFHLDASERWAVDFGSEKSTVAIDLESVATHEIGHLLGLTHTSVKDAVMYPSLKPREKKVDLQLDDIQGVQALYGSNPNFTINSLLESDISTNQAFDFRICTTQFFYIFVFKILSLLL; encoded by the coding sequence ATGTTTCTCATCTTCATGAGTCACTCTCTTTACATCATTGTGTTCTTATCTCTCCCCATCACCTTCCCAACATGCCTTCCAGCCAGAGTAATGCCGGAACACACAACAATAGAGAAACGGTTAAGCACACTTGATCACTCTGCACAAAACTCCAACGCCAAGTGGGAAATCATCGGCAATTACCGCGTGAGATTCCTCAATGCAAATATAGGAAGTCACGTCATCGGATTGTCGGAGCTAAAGAATTATCTTCATCGTTTTGGTTATCTGCGACGAGAGGAAAATGTAACGTTCAACGAGGAATTTGATGACGAGTTTGAATCTGCTATTGTTCAATTTCAATCGAACCACGGTCTTTCAGTTACAGGGAAGCTCGATTTAGACACGATTTCTCAAATCGAAGAGCCGAGATGTGGTGTGGCCGATGCTATCAGTAGTAGTGGGAGTAGGCGTAGTTTTACGTTGCATGGGACAAAACGGTACGAATACTTTCTGGGAAAACCCCGTTGGACGCGTCGAATGCCGATGACTCTCACGTACGCTTTCTCGCCAGACTATATGATCCGGTACTTGAGCTTTTCAGACATAAGAGCCGTGTTTAAACGCGCTTTTTCTCGGTGGTCGTCAGTGATTCCCGTTTGTTTCTCTGAGACGGAAGACTATGTCTACGCTGACATTAAGATAGGGTTCTACAGCGGCGATCATGGTGACTCTGAGCCATTTGATGGGGTGCTTGGGGTACTAGCTCACTCGTTTTCTCCGGAAAGTGGGAAGTTCCACCTTGATGCTTCGGAAAGGTGGGCAGTGGACTTCGGATCGGAGAAATCAACTGTTGCGATCGATTTGGAATCGGTGGCAACTCATGAGATCGGACATTTGCTTGGATTGACTCATACTTCGGTTAAGGATGCTGTTATGTATCCAAGTTTGAAGCCTAGAGAGAAGAAAGTAGATTTGCAGCTTGACGACATACAAGGAGTTCAAGCTCTTTACGGATCAAACCCTAACTTTACCATTAATTCTTTATTGGAATCGGATATCTCTACAAATCAGGCTTTTGATTTCAGAATTTGTACGACACAATTCTTCTACATTTTTGTTTTCAAGATTTTGTCGTTATTATTATGA